From a region of the Hemibagrus wyckioides isolate EC202008001 linkage group LG14, SWU_Hwy_1.0, whole genome shotgun sequence genome:
- the LOC131365114 gene encoding F-box only protein 7-like, producing the protein MLPFHSNHIVSADQQNTPQSPSGLGTHQSDASSSHESRESACDPDTKDTDMERDKAEEESVGLFIPKPMLCSEAEEGEVPHSLEMLYQTINSTSDCLLLAAHVLLLETGFLPQGCDVRDREMPSGWRAAGGLYRLQYSHPLCENSLVEVVAVPMGQTLVINATLKTGAVEFSQKLALKLDAYVTEEWAGGNAGVAYRDLKKLSRVFKDQLAYPLIAKAREALGLPALFGLAVLPPELLLRIMRLLDVPSILKLSKVCRRLHSVTQDASLWKHFVYRDFRVNFHADSEHRDTDWKELYKKKFYQKKTRRQYRPTFYPFPGPPIYPNRRNYIPPRPHPFFPPGILPHPHHYPVGRFPGNEPLF; encoded by the exons ATGCTTCCATTTCACAGCAACCACATCGTTTCAGCTGATCAGCAGAATACTCCGCAGAGTCCCTCTGGATTAGGTACACACCAG TCAGATGCCAGCAGCAGCCATGAGAGTCGAGAGAGTGCATGTGATCCTGACACTAAGGACACTGATATGGAGAGAGATAAGGCAGAAGAGGAGTCAGTGGGCCTCTTCATCCCTAAGCCCATGCTGTGCTCTGAAGCTGAGGAAGGTGAGGTCCCTCACTCTCTAGAGATGCTGTATCAGACTATCAACAGCACCTCAGACTGCCTGCTGTTAGCGGCACACGTGTTACTGCTGGAAACCGGCTTCCTGCcacag GGTTGTGatgtcagagacagagagatgccCAGTGGCTGGCGTGCAGCAGGGGGTCTCTACAGGCTGCAGTACTCTCACCCACTCTGTGAGAACAGCCTGGTAGAGGTGGTTGCCGTGCCTATGGGCCAAACACTTGTCATAAATG CCACTCTGAAGACTGGTGCAGTAGAGTTTTCACAGAAGCTGGCACTGAAACTGGACGCTTATGTGACTGAGGAGTGGGCAG GTGGAAATGCTGGCGTGGCCTACAGAGATTTGAAGAAACTGTCTCGTGTTTTTAAGGATCAGTTGGCTTACCCACTCATTGCAAAAGCTAGAGAAG CACTGGGTCTCCCTGCACTGTTTGGTCTGGCTGTGCTGCCCCCTGAGCTGCTGTTAAGGATAATGCGGCTGTTGGATGTTCCCTCAATCCTAAAGCTGTCTAAAGTATGCAGACGCCTGCACTCTGTTACCCAAGATGCCTCACTCTGGAAACACTTTGTGTATCGTGACTTCAGAG tgAATTTTCATGCTGACAGtgagcacagagacacagactggAAAGAG ctttacaaaaagaaattttatCAAAAGAAGACTCGGCGCCAATATAGACCGACTTTTTACCCTTTCCCAGGTCCCCCAATTTATCCCAACCGCCGAAATTACATCCCTCCTCGACCACATCCTTTTTTTCCACCCGGCATCCTGCCTCACCCACACCACTACCCTGTTGGCCGGTTTCCAGGTAACGAACCGCTTTTCTGA